One window from the genome of Echinicola vietnamensis DSM 17526 encodes:
- a CDS encoding TonB-dependent receptor, translated as MKTFLPLGKIYFYTALCMLMSGLPAVAQTIPATTLKGRIFDTEESPVPGVIVRIKDSPLTAISSLDGSYQITDIPEGEVEVLLSCLGYQDHASKVSIEKNKPTVHLDFALEESMTELDGVIIEGQSVKTEIETKGFAVEVVETDKAALQSVQTNDLLNRTAGIRVRQNGGIGSRVDYNLNGMSGNSVRIFIDGLPISTYGPSFSLNSIPPALIERIEIYKGVIPAHLADDALGGAINVVLKKGAVNSLMAAVSYGSFNTLQGNLNAVYRDKRSGFTTKISGFYNYSDNDYEVWGKFVRNILPNGRYDYVRAKRFNDSYRSVGGKFDIGFTDVKWADQFFISYTGSDDYNEIQHGTYMSIPYKGRFTTSQSNVFGLTYSKEDLFTKGLAVNFNGSFSKRAEVVTDTVKWNYNWFGEISLDLDGEPILRPDGAQQGAPTINHIDRNVSTFRAGAQYELHPQHKLIFGQSFFNIDRFQQDEMRNAVERQFVGTRDLQKHITSLGYEFNLMHSRLKGNVFGKYYVQNIERMDPILVEGPNGSERQEDRVTSSRNTTGMGMAYSFRAWKQILFLASAEQAVRMPSEGEIFGSPGDNIVENLSIRPEISNNLNLGFKLGEFRKNAHEFSFSGSGFIRDTKDKIIQQINPRINDAVQTNPFENLGRTKAIGFEGQATYSYKKALRATVNFSRFNSVFNTKYDPNGNLYEKFGQQIPNEPYFTINSTLEYTLKDVFQQGSSLRLSHYFSFVERFYTTWLEIEDFRTPRQYVHDLGATYTLPNQRLSISADLRNVFDKQVYDNFAVQKPGRAFYLKINYAIHNFK; from the coding sequence ATGAAAACATTTCTACCGTTAGGGAAAATATATTTTTACACGGCCTTGTGTATGCTGATGTCCGGATTACCTGCGGTAGCCCAGACCATTCCGGCCACGACACTAAAAGGAAGGATCTTTGATACCGAAGAAAGTCCGGTTCCGGGTGTCATCGTCAGGATCAAGGACAGTCCGCTTACGGCCATATCTTCCCTGGATGGCAGTTACCAGATCACCGACATCCCAGAGGGGGAAGTGGAAGTGCTGCTTTCCTGCCTGGGCTACCAAGACCATGCGAGCAAGGTCTCCATCGAAAAAAACAAGCCCACAGTTCATTTGGATTTTGCGCTAGAGGAATCCATGACAGAGCTTGATGGCGTCATCATAGAAGGTCAATCGGTAAAAACGGAGATAGAAACCAAAGGGTTTGCCGTGGAAGTGGTGGAAACGGACAAGGCAGCCTTACAGTCTGTCCAGACCAATGACCTGCTCAACAGGACCGCCGGCATCCGTGTCCGTCAAAATGGGGGCATTGGCTCTAGAGTGGACTATAACCTGAACGGCATGTCGGGAAATTCGGTGCGGATCTTCATTGACGGTCTTCCCATTTCTACCTACGGTCCCTCTTTCAGCCTGAACAGCATTCCTCCCGCGCTGATCGAGCGCATCGAAATCTACAAGGGCGTGATTCCGGCACACTTGGCTGATGACGCCCTGGGAGGTGCCATCAATGTGGTGCTGAAAAAAGGAGCTGTCAACAGCCTTATGGCCGCGGTTTCGTATGGTTCGTTTAACACGCTGCAAGGCAACCTTAACGCCGTCTATAGGGACAAACGCTCTGGATTCACCACCAAAATATCAGGATTTTACAATTACTCCGACAACGATTATGAGGTCTGGGGGAAATTTGTCCGTAATATTCTCCCCAATGGTCGCTACGACTACGTGCGGGCCAAAAGGTTTAACGACAGTTACCGGTCCGTTGGCGGGAAATTCGATATCGGCTTTACCGATGTCAAATGGGCCGACCAGTTTTTTATCAGCTACACAGGATCGGATGATTATAATGAAATCCAGCACGGCACTTACATGTCCATCCCCTACAAAGGACGTTTTACGACTTCCCAGTCAAATGTATTCGGGCTGACCTATTCGAAGGAAGACCTATTTACCAAAGGATTGGCAGTTAACTTCAATGGCTCCTTCAGCAAACGCGCCGAAGTGGTCACCGATACGGTGAAATGGAACTACAATTGGTTTGGGGAAATAAGTTTGGATCTGGATGGCGAACCTATCCTGAGGCCAGACGGTGCCCAGCAAGGCGCTCCGACCATCAATCATATCGACAGGAATGTCAGTACTTTTCGTGCTGGCGCACAATATGAGCTCCACCCGCAGCACAAATTAATTTTCGGGCAATCTTTTTTCAACATAGACCGTTTTCAGCAAGATGAAATGCGAAATGCGGTAGAACGGCAATTTGTCGGCACAAGGGACCTCCAAAAACACATTACCTCGCTGGGTTACGAGTTTAACCTGATGCACTCCCGGCTCAAAGGCAACGTTTTCGGGAAGTATTATGTCCAAAACATCGAACGAATGGATCCCATATTGGTGGAAGGACCAAACGGATCGGAACGCCAAGAGGACCGGGTTACCAGCTCCAGGAATACCACGGGCATGGGGATGGCCTATTCCTTCAGGGCCTGGAAACAAATACTTTTTCTTGCCTCCGCAGAACAGGCGGTAAGGATGCCTTCTGAGGGAGAGATCTTTGGCAGTCCGGGGGACAATATCGTCGAAAACCTGAGCATCCGACCAGAGATCAGTAACAATTTGAACCTCGGTTTTAAACTAGGTGAATTCAGGAAAAACGCCCATGAATTCTCCTTCTCCGGATCAGGATTTATCCGTGACACCAAGGACAAGATCATCCAGCAGATCAATCCGCGCATCAACGACGCAGTGCAGACCAATCCATTTGAAAACCTGGGACGGACCAAAGCCATTGGCTTTGAAGGCCAGGCTACCTACTCCTATAAAAAGGCTTTACGGGCAACGGTGAATTTTTCACGGTTCAATTCAGTCTTCAACACCAAATATGACCCCAATGGCAACCTTTACGAAAAATTCGGGCAGCAAATTCCAAATGAGCCTTACTTTACCATAAACAGTACACTGGAATATACCCTCAAGGATGTCTTCCAGCAGGGTTCATCCTTAAGGCTATCGCATTATTTCAGCTTTGTGGAGAGGTTCTATACCACGTGGCTGGAAATCGAGGACTTCAGGACCCCGCGACAATATGTCCATGACCTGGGCGCCACCTATACCCTGCCCAACCAACGACTTTCCATCAGTGCAGACCTACGGAACGTGTTTGACAAGCAGGTCTATGACAACTTTGCCGTCCAAAAACCCGGCAGGGCCTTTTACCTCAAAATCAATTATGCAATTCACAACTTTAAATAA
- the proB gene encoding glutamate 5-kinase, translating into MENLSKKPRKIVVKVGSNMLTNHKNRIMDTVLQHLVGQLAELYEDNIMPILITSGSVAAGMEAMGRELSIKDDAVRRQIYSSMGQPRLMRHYYEIFQQYGIRCGQVLATKRDFSPGKHRENMINCYNGLIASGIVPIANEDDTVSLSMSAFSDNDELAALVAELLEADMLIFLTHKDGVFNGPPDAAHTEVLEEVKIDEKTEQYIHDKGDPKTIGRGNMASKLKMAKKAASKNIAVHIANGTTPNVLLDIVNGKQIGTRVMAN; encoded by the coding sequence ATGGAAAATTTGAGTAAAAAACCGAGAAAGATCGTGGTGAAAGTAGGCTCCAATATGCTCACCAATCATAAAAACCGCATCATGGATACCGTCCTCCAGCATTTGGTAGGACAACTGGCGGAACTCTATGAGGACAATATCATGCCCATCCTGATCACTTCCGGATCGGTAGCGGCAGGCATGGAGGCCATGGGGCGGGAACTAAGCATAAAGGATGATGCCGTGCGCAGACAGATTTATTCATCCATGGGCCAGCCAAGGCTCATGCGCCATTACTACGAGATATTCCAACAGTACGGCATCCGTTGTGGGCAGGTGCTGGCCACCAAACGGGACTTTTCTCCGGGAAAGCACCGGGAAAACATGATCAATTGTTATAACGGGCTGATCGCCTCGGGCATTGTTCCGATTGCCAACGAGGACGATACCGTTTCCCTCTCCATGTCCGCTTTTAGCGACAACGATGAACTGGCAGCACTCGTGGCAGAACTGTTGGAGGCGGACATGCTGATATTCCTTACCCATAAGGACGGGGTGTTCAATGGACCTCCCGATGCAGCACATACCGAGGTATTGGAAGAGGTGAAAATAGATGAAAAAACCGAACAGTATATCCACGATAAAGGAGATCCCAAAACCATTGGCCGAGGAAACATGGCCTCAAAGCTCAAAATGGCCAAAAAAGCAGCCAGTAAAAATATAGCCGTCCACATCGCCAACGGCACCACACCAAATGTGTTACTGGATATCGTCAATGGAAAACAAATCGGAACCAGGGTCATGGCCAACTGA
- a CDS encoding glycoside hydrolase has translation MVDVQQDETFQTIAHFGASDAWSCQFVGQWPAPKKSAMAELLFSREVDQEGRPKGIGLSLWRFNIGAGSAGQGDESGIRDEWRRAASFLGPDGQYDWNKQAGQVWFALAAQAYDVPHLLVFPNSPPVHMTKNGKAYADDGIPNLDKEKYNAFGQYLAKVIKGLEGKGLKVDYVSPVNEPQWDWSDGGQEGTPFYNVDIAGIVKSLDASLTAAGLSTKIDVAEAGKINYLYETADKPGRGKQIEAFFDEDSEYFIGDLDHVGHAISGHSYFTTSPHHAAVEQRQNLHRTVSKIAGMTYWMSEYCILGDNGGEIEGNGRDLGIDPALYMARVIHDDLTVANASAWHWWLAISPYDYKDGLIYIDYDQQDGDFHESKMLWALGNYSRFIRPNYQRKGVVISGNEEQASHLLASAFSSPAQDEMVYVLVNSGPEAVAAGLAVDGKAVMAQQAFITSKDFDLMPMALEGDTFDIPARSILTVIVKPLDY, from the coding sequence ATGGTTGATGTCCAACAAGATGAAACCTTTCAGACCATTGCACATTTTGGTGCCTCGGACGCATGGTCATGTCAGTTTGTAGGCCAGTGGCCAGCGCCAAAAAAATCAGCCATGGCAGAATTGCTGTTCAGCAGGGAAGTTGATCAAGAGGGCCGTCCCAAAGGAATAGGGCTGTCGCTTTGGCGGTTCAATATCGGAGCAGGAAGTGCAGGGCAAGGGGATGAAAGTGGGATCCGGGACGAATGGAGAAGGGCAGCATCCTTTTTGGGACCGGATGGGCAATATGACTGGAACAAGCAGGCAGGACAGGTATGGTTTGCCTTGGCGGCCCAAGCATATGACGTTCCCCATTTATTGGTATTTCCCAACAGTCCACCAGTCCATATGACCAAAAATGGGAAGGCATATGCAGATGACGGGATCCCAAACCTGGATAAGGAGAAGTATAATGCGTTTGGCCAGTATTTGGCCAAGGTCATCAAAGGCCTGGAAGGGAAAGGGCTGAAGGTGGATTATGTAAGTCCGGTCAATGAGCCCCAATGGGATTGGTCGGATGGGGGGCAGGAAGGAACCCCATTTTACAATGTGGATATTGCCGGTATCGTAAAAAGCTTGGACGCATCCCTGACAGCAGCAGGACTGTCGACTAAAATCGATGTGGCAGAAGCGGGAAAGATCAATTACCTGTATGAAACAGCCGACAAGCCTGGCCGAGGGAAGCAAATAGAAGCCTTTTTTGATGAAGATTCCGAGTATTTTATTGGGGATCTTGACCATGTCGGGCATGCCATATCCGGGCACAGTTATTTTACCACATCACCCCATCATGCTGCCGTCGAGCAACGCCAAAATCTCCATCGGACCGTTTCCAAAATAGCCGGGATGACGTATTGGATGAGCGAATATTGCATCTTGGGCGATAACGGTGGTGAGATCGAAGGAAATGGAAGGGATTTGGGAATTGACCCGGCGCTTTACATGGCCAGGGTCATCCATGATGACCTTACCGTGGCCAACGCCTCCGCTTGGCATTGGTGGTTGGCGATTTCACCGTATGATTATAAAGACGGGCTCATTTATATCGATTACGATCAGCAGGACGGAGACTTCCATGAAAGCAAAATGCTCTGGGCACTGGGAAATTACAGCCGTTTTATCCGTCCAAATTATCAAAGAAAGGGAGTGGTCATTAGCGGAAATGAAGAGCAAGCTTCCCATTTGTTGGCATCAGCATTTTCTTCCCCGGCACAAGATGAAATGGTATATGTCCTGGTCAATTCAGGCCCGGAAGCCGTAGCCGCTGGATTGGCAGTGGACGGCAAGGCCGTAATGGCCCAACAAGCCTTTATTACCTCAAAGGATTTCGATCTCATGCCCATGGCGCTGGAAGGTGATACTTTTGATATTCCCGCCCGGTCGATCTTGACCGTTATTGTCAAGCCATTGGACTATTAG
- a CDS encoding PepSY-associated TM helix domain-containing protein → MKAKKQKTTWQKVRKFFNDIHLWVGLASALVLIPVCFSGTIYVYNTELQEMFSAHLHHIEIQNGSSKKTIESLLQSLSAQVDGDITGVSVPHDPQGTFQFTVREKDSRSRFGTSYYMDPYTGKIVGTSEEKNAIAGFMRDMFSLHRWLLLDKIEEPLIGELSNRKLGSYITGTATILFTLGVLTGIVIWFPQKVKNWRQGLKLKLNGSWKRANHDLHNTLAFYAFFILLIMGLTGPQWSFPWYRTGLQKTLGTYQEPSGRGGGHGRPSPSNEKEEQPEKTLSLLPYQEYLDVADKHLDYTGDYRISFPKNGNDLVEIQKNKTGFFAPAASDRISLEPATAAVSDIHRFADQPFNQRVARSIKALHIGSVYGGFSKLLYFISCLIATSLPITGTLIWINKMKKKPSRKTKKKPQAVAVS, encoded by the coding sequence ATGAAGGCAAAAAAGCAAAAAACCACTTGGCAAAAGGTCAGAAAATTTTTCAATGATATCCACCTTTGGGTGGGATTGGCCAGTGCCCTGGTGCTCATCCCCGTTTGCTTTTCAGGGACCATCTATGTCTACAACACCGAGCTCCAGGAAATGTTCAGTGCCCACCTCCATCATATAGAAATACAAAACGGTAGCAGCAAAAAAACCATAGAATCCCTCCTGCAATCCCTTTCCGCACAGGTGGATGGAGACATCACCGGTGTTTCTGTACCCCATGACCCGCAAGGTACTTTTCAATTTACCGTCAGGGAAAAAGACAGCCGGAGCAGGTTCGGGACATCTTATTATATGGACCCCTACACAGGTAAAATTGTCGGTACTTCGGAAGAAAAAAATGCTATTGCAGGTTTTATGCGAGACATGTTCAGCCTCCATCGCTGGTTGCTCCTGGACAAAATCGAAGAGCCGTTGATCGGAGAACTCTCGAATCGAAAACTGGGCAGCTATATTACCGGTACGGCCACCATCCTCTTCACCTTAGGTGTCCTCACGGGCATCGTGATCTGGTTTCCCCAAAAAGTAAAAAACTGGAGGCAAGGCCTAAAACTAAAACTGAACGGCAGTTGGAAACGAGCCAACCACGACCTTCACAACACACTGGCCTTTTATGCCTTTTTCATCCTGCTGATCATGGGGCTGACCGGGCCACAGTGGTCATTCCCCTGGTACCGCACGGGGCTGCAAAAGACTTTGGGTACCTATCAGGAACCTTCCGGCAGGGGTGGTGGACACGGAAGACCTTCTCCTTCCAACGAAAAGGAAGAACAGCCCGAAAAAACCCTATCGCTCCTTCCCTACCAAGAATACCTTGACGTGGCAGACAAGCACCTTGACTACACGGGTGATTACCGGATCAGCTTCCCCAAAAACGGTAACGACCTGGTCGAGATCCAAAAGAACAAAACGGGATTCTTTGCCCCTGCGGCAAGTGACCGGATCAGCCTTGAGCCTGCCACTGCAGCGGTCTCTGACATCCATCGGTTTGCTGACCAGCCCTTTAATCAGCGGGTGGCACGATCCATCAAGGCCCTTCACATCGGCTCTGTGTATGGTGGATTCTCCAAATTGCTGTACTTCATCTCCTGTTTGATCGCCACCAGCTTGCCCATTACCGGCACCTTGATATGGATCAACAAAATGAAGAAAAAGCCTTCCCGAAAAACCAAGAAAAAACCACAAGCCGTGGCGGTTTCCTAA
- a CDS encoding CusA/CzcA family heavy metal efflux RND transporter — MLQKLIQYSLQHKLVILLFTLGILGFGLYALTHIPLGAVPDITNNQVQVITTSKNLATEDVEKFLTYPVELEMANLPNVKEIRSVSKFGLSIVTVVFDDKAGTYLPRQLIAEKLKLAEERIPEGFGSPFMGPISTGLGEIYQYIIDVAPEYKGEYSTADLRTIQDWIIRRQLSGIPGVVEINTWGGYLKQYEVAVDPEKLRAMNIPLRKLYTVLRDNNSIAGGGYIEKTEETYFVRGEGLVESLEDIGNIVVENRNGVPVYVSDVAEVRFGHATRFGAITGNGEGEKVLGQVMMLKGADSQAVINAVAERVEAIKPSLPPGIIINPFLERSELIGKTTFTIAENLILGCLIVIFVVVLLLGNLRSALVVASVIPLCLLFALSLMYLTGVDANLMSLGAIDFGIIIDGAVIIVEFIAYQITAQNASLIGLKGKERQVAIDRITFLGASKMMHSAVFGQLIIIIVFIPILSLVNVEGKMFRPMAMVFCYALVGAMVLCFTYVPVMSALFIKPSKKSGANISVKLIAAVYRIYQPAIYWSLRHKKMVLSMAGGLLLLAGLLFFRMGGEFVPTLDEGDFVIQPVLKTGTSLQKTIETTTKMEKILLGFPEVDQVVTRIGAAEVPTDPMSMEESDVIIKLHPKEEWVTAETKDGLADAFKTALSILPGIDFEFTQPIEMRFNELITGVRADLAIKIFGEDLDLLYQKALEVETAIQQVEGASDIIVEKTAGLPQMSVNYDRRKIAKYGLNVSALNELISMGFAGLPAGTVFEGEKQFDLVLRFDPEHRKSLEDIQSASVQLPNGHSLPLSEFASIGFTTGPAKISRDDTKRRIVVGVNVRNRDLESVVEDVRKIIEEKIELPTGYSVTYGGQFENLRTARERLMVAVPIALLLIFVMLYFAFGSIKEAFIIYSAIPLAAVGGVFLLYFRGLPFSISAGVGFIALFGIAVLNGIVLIEEFKELRDQGIKNVHKAVLIGTKKRLRPVLLTASAAALGFLPMAVSHSAGAEVQRPLATVVVGGLVTATLLTLLVVPVLYTIMSAQKIIPKTPNKVMATAVVCIFLSLAGHQTYGQGEQVGLEKAMQLAVENNRSLRSSQVESIRQEQLTGSAWNIDKTAFYYLYDENNIAENGAPIRVWGINQTFEFPTVYGARHQWQKEKADLQQRQYRLEVFKVKKEVAQAYYTVVYRKQLAIHYVYLDSLYKGFAGAAEMKFEAGESNLLERLTAESKSKEMAVLLAQGQKDMERARIALNGWIQGDTAYQVIDREMPKLVLNGDSSLHPGMAYYKQLEVTYGKEVKVEKQQLLPDIQVSLFQGTNQLADAKQYRGIQAGVAIPLWFGAQRAKIRAAQSSYQKVQLQRENYRIHLQAKYLALLAELKKYRKAIEYYEQTGEELASGILANAQMAYREGEIDYLQYIQLLENARNIEINYLRNLWEYNMTVLEANYLTD, encoded by the coding sequence ATGCTACAAAAACTTATCCAATACAGCCTGCAACATAAGCTGGTCATATTACTTTTTACCTTGGGTATTCTGGGCTTTGGCCTTTATGCGCTGACCCATATTCCCTTAGGTGCTGTACCGGATATTACCAATAATCAGGTACAGGTCATCACCACTTCGAAAAACCTGGCCACAGAGGATGTGGAGAAATTTCTTACCTATCCAGTGGAACTTGAAATGGCAAATCTTCCCAATGTGAAAGAGATCCGTTCGGTATCCAAGTTTGGGCTTTCGATTGTAACGGTGGTGTTTGATGATAAGGCAGGGACCTACCTTCCACGTCAACTAATTGCCGAAAAATTGAAACTTGCAGAGGAGAGGATCCCTGAAGGATTTGGGAGCCCATTCATGGGGCCCATTTCCACTGGTCTAGGAGAAATATACCAATATATCATAGATGTTGCTCCCGAATACAAAGGCGAATATTCCACTGCAGACCTGAGGACGATACAGGATTGGATCATCAGGAGGCAGCTTTCGGGTATCCCCGGGGTGGTGGAAATCAATACGTGGGGAGGTTATTTGAAGCAATACGAAGTAGCGGTGGACCCTGAAAAGCTAAGAGCGATGAATATACCGTTGCGAAAGCTATATACTGTGTTGCGGGACAATAACAGCATTGCCGGGGGAGGTTATATAGAAAAAACTGAAGAAACCTATTTCGTAAGAGGGGAAGGTCTAGTGGAAAGTCTGGAGGATATTGGCAATATCGTGGTGGAAAATAGGAACGGTGTCCCGGTCTATGTGTCTGATGTAGCGGAGGTACGGTTCGGTCATGCGACCAGATTTGGAGCGATCACCGGCAACGGGGAAGGCGAAAAGGTGCTGGGGCAGGTGATGATGCTAAAAGGAGCCGATTCTCAGGCAGTCATCAATGCGGTGGCCGAGAGAGTGGAGGCGATAAAACCTTCACTTCCCCCTGGGATCATCATCAATCCATTTTTGGAAAGGAGTGAACTGATCGGCAAAACCACTTTTACAATTGCCGAGAACCTCATTCTCGGTTGTCTAATTGTCATATTCGTGGTCGTACTGCTGCTGGGAAATCTCCGTTCTGCTTTGGTAGTGGCATCGGTGATTCCACTTTGTTTGCTGTTTGCGTTATCGTTGATGTACCTGACCGGTGTTGATGCCAACCTAATGAGTTTGGGAGCCATTGATTTTGGAATAATCATAGATGGTGCAGTGATCATTGTAGAGTTTATTGCCTACCAGATTACGGCCCAAAACGCATCGCTCATAGGCCTTAAAGGCAAGGAACGACAAGTGGCAATTGACCGGATTACTTTTTTAGGGGCTTCCAAGATGATGCACTCTGCAGTTTTCGGCCAGCTGATTATTATCATCGTATTCATTCCCATTTTATCCTTGGTGAATGTTGAGGGCAAGATGTTTCGTCCAATGGCCATGGTATTTTGTTATGCACTGGTGGGGGCGATGGTGCTATGCTTTACCTATGTGCCAGTGATGTCAGCACTATTTATCAAACCATCGAAAAAGTCCGGGGCAAATATCTCGGTCAAGTTGATAGCCGCTGTGTATCGGATATACCAGCCGGCGATATATTGGTCGCTGCGCCATAAGAAAATGGTGTTGTCAATGGCAGGAGGTCTATTGCTATTGGCTGGATTGTTGTTTTTTCGTATGGGTGGAGAGTTTGTGCCTACCCTCGATGAGGGGGACTTTGTGATCCAGCCAGTACTCAAAACGGGCACTTCTTTACAGAAGACCATTGAAACGACCACCAAGATGGAAAAGATCCTCCTTGGATTTCCCGAAGTGGATCAAGTGGTGACCAGGATAGGGGCTGCCGAAGTACCTACCGATCCCATGAGTATGGAAGAAAGTGATGTTATCATTAAACTGCATCCTAAAGAGGAATGGGTAACGGCGGAAACCAAGGATGGTTTGGCAGATGCATTCAAAACAGCTCTATCCATATTGCCAGGGATTGATTTTGAATTTACCCAGCCCATAGAAATGCGGTTCAACGAGTTGATAACCGGAGTGCGCGCAGACCTTGCCATTAAGATATTTGGGGAAGACCTCGACCTTCTTTACCAAAAGGCCCTTGAAGTGGAAACAGCTATTCAGCAAGTAGAAGGTGCTTCTGACATCATTGTTGAAAAAACGGCCGGTTTGCCTCAGATGTCCGTAAATTATGACAGGAGGAAAATTGCCAAATACGGCCTGAATGTAAGTGCGCTCAACGAGTTGATCAGCATGGGGTTTGCCGGTCTCCCTGCGGGGACCGTTTTTGAGGGAGAAAAACAATTTGACTTGGTTTTGCGGTTTGATCCTGAACACCGGAAAAGTTTGGAGGATATCCAATCTGCTTCTGTCCAACTTCCAAATGGCCATAGTCTTCCTCTCAGCGAATTTGCCTCGATTGGATTTACCACGGGGCCTGCAAAGATATCCCGGGACGATACCAAGAGACGGATTGTAGTGGGGGTAAATGTCCGGAACAGGGACCTGGAATCGGTGGTAGAGGATGTTCGGAAAATAATCGAGGAAAAGATTGAGCTGCCTACGGGATATTCGGTCACTTATGGTGGTCAGTTCGAAAATTTAAGAACTGCAAGGGAGCGCTTGATGGTAGCAGTACCCATAGCCCTATTATTGATTTTTGTCATGCTGTATTTTGCCTTTGGATCTATAAAGGAAGCCTTTATCATCTACAGTGCCATTCCATTGGCGGCGGTGGGAGGGGTGTTCCTGCTGTATTTTCGTGGACTACCATTTAGTATTTCTGCCGGGGTGGGATTTATTGCACTGTTTGGCATTGCCGTACTGAACGGAATTGTGTTGATCGAGGAATTCAAAGAGCTCCGTGATCAAGGGATCAAAAATGTTCACAAAGCTGTCCTTATCGGTACAAAAAAGCGGTTAAGACCAGTCTTGTTGACAGCTTCAGCAGCTGCATTGGGTTTCCTGCCCATGGCCGTATCCCATTCGGCAGGGGCAGAGGTACAGCGTCCTTTGGCCACGGTGGTTGTAGGAGGACTAGTGACGGCGACCCTTCTTACCCTATTGGTGGTTCCGGTTCTGTACACGATCATGTCAGCTCAGAAGATTATACCCAAAACCCCAAATAAAGTGATGGCCACGGCAGTGGTTTGCATTTTCCTAAGCCTAGCAGGTCACCAAACCTACGGTCAGGGAGAACAGGTCGGACTGGAAAAAGCGATGCAGTTGGCGGTAGAAAATAACCGTAGCCTCCGCTCTTCCCAAGTAGAATCCATTAGGCAGGAGCAGCTTACAGGAAGTGCTTGGAACATTGACAAGACAGCCTTCTACTACCTTTATGATGAAAATAATATAGCCGAAAATGGGGCGCCCATCAGGGTATGGGGAATCAATCAGACATTTGAATTTCCGACCGTTTACGGGGCGAGGCACCAATGGCAGAAGGAAAAGGCTGACCTCCAGCAAAGGCAATATCGGTTGGAGGTGTTCAAGGTCAAAAAAGAGGTTGCCCAAGCGTATTATACGGTGGTGTACCGAAAGCAGCTGGCAATCCATTATGTGTACTTGGATAGCCTTTATAAGGGGTTTGCCGGTGCAGCAGAAATGAAATTCGAAGCCGGTGAATCTAATTTGTTGGAGCGTCTGACAGCAGAGAGCAAATCAAAGGAAATGGCCGTGTTGTTAGCCCAGGGACAAAAGGATATGGAAAGAGCGCGCATTGCTTTAAATGGCTGGATTCAGGGAGATACAGCTTATCAGGTGATCGATCGTGAAATGCCGAAATTGGTACTTAATGGTGACAGTTCATTGCATCCTGGTATGGCCTATTACAAGCAATTGGAGGTGACCTATGGGAAGGAAGTAAAGGTCGAAAAGCAACAGCTGTTGCCCGATATACAAGTGTCACTTTTTCAGGGTACCAACCAATTGGCAGATGCCAAGCAGTATCGGGGTATACAGGCAGGAGTGGCCATTCCATTATGGTTTGGAGCCCAGCGTGCCAAAATCAGGGCTGCCCAATCCAGCTACCAAAAGGTTCAGCTGCAGCGGGAGAATTACCGGATTCATCTTCAGGCAAAATACTTGGCACTACTTGCAGAGCTCAAAAAGTACCGTAAGGCAATAGAATATTATGAACAGACCGGAGAGGAACTGGCCTCAGGGATTTTGGCCAATGCACAGATGGCTTACCGGGAAGGTGAAATTGACTATCTCCAATACATTCAGCTGTTGGAAAATGCACGAAACATTGAAATCAATTACCTCCGGAATCTGTGGGAATATAACATGACCGTATTGGAAGCAAATTATTTAACAGACTGA